The Pecten maximus unplaced genomic scaffold, xPecMax1.1, whole genome shotgun sequence genome has a segment encoding these proteins:
- the LOC117320814 gene encoding kyphoscoliosis peptidase-like: VARIPAKCIHGFAKGFDYNPFENFHELDSTNHSWNAVYVQDDWRLVECSWGAGHLDSNKKFMYAYKEFYFMPSPEDVIFAHFPCVGTDLEESKPWQLLEEPVDLGKFNKVLKPVYRAIEWGVQFVSHKICVLDVWKKVNVTIESGDSVSLGVVSAQLIQNEKEIRHHVMVLKLSDGKFQVTVRPPTKGKYILKILGNIDPDATETLGLVEYYLRCHEAIPDCQPYPDHFGPWGPVTAVKSFGFVSPESINPSIVTDNGRVTFSLETNKCMEAVTRLSYGLGNIADIDDYAMLESTANEIHITAHFPRDGFYKLKIMSKSDKDEYKQAINYIIECRKTIQQCSPLPKVYKFAREYQCRLLEPLDLHVTGRTQINVRFTSDKIKDASILGRKFEKVNNNEWEAIVTTCFPGEKFIIYGSISGSAGSFKSLYEFKIV; the protein is encoded by the coding sequence TCCATGGGTTTGCAAAGGGCTTCGACTACAACCCTTTTGAGAACTTCCATGAACTCGACTCCACTAATCACTCGTGGAATGCAGTGTACGTACAAGATGACTGGCGTCTGGTCGAATGTTCCTGGGGCGCGGGGCATCTTGACTCAAACAAAAAGTTCATGTACGCATACAAAGAGTTTTATTTTATGCCGAGCCCAGAAGATGTTATATTCGCGCACTTTCCATGTGTAGGTACTGATCTGGAGGAGAGCAAACCCTGGCAGCTTCTTGAGGAACCAGTGGACTTAGGAAAGTTCAACAAGGTTTTAAAACCTGTGTACAGAGCCATTGAATGGGGAGTGCAATTCGTTTCCCATAAAATATGTGTGTTGGACGTCTGGAAAAAGGTCAATGTTACCATTGAGAGTGGGGATAGTGTCTCTTTAGGAGTTGTAAGTGCTCAGCTAATTCAAAACGAAAAAGAGATCCGACATCATGTCATGGTTTTGAAATTATCTGATGGCAAGTTTCAAGTGACGGTTCGTCCGCCTACAAAAGgtaaatacattttgaaaattcttGGTAATATTGATCCTGACGCTACGGAGACTTTGGGCCTTGTAGAATACTACCTTCGGTGTCATGAAGCTATTCCAGACTGTCAACCATATCCAGACCATTTTGGGCCTTGGGGTCCTGTGACAGCAGTGAAGTCATTCGGATTTGTCTCCCCTGAGTCTATAAATCCTTCTATTGTAACAGACAATGGTCGGGTGACGTTCAGCTtagaaacaaacaaatgtatggAAGCGGTCACTCGACTCAGCTACGGTTTGGGAAATATTGCAGATATTGACGACTACGCAATGCTTGAGAGTACAGCTAATGAAATTCACATAACGGCACATTTTCCCCGAGATGGTTTTTATAAACTCAAGATAATGAGTAAGTCAGACAAGGACGAGTATAAACAAGCCATCAATTACATCATCGAATGTCGTAAAACTATACAACAATGCTCTCCTCTACCCAAGGTTTACAAGTTTGCGCGGGAATATCAATGTCGTCTGCTCGAACCTTTGGATCTTCATGTAACAGGCAGAACTCAAATTAATGTGCGGTTCACATCGGATAAAATAAAAGATGCTTCGATTCTCGGACGGAAGTTTGAAAAGGTTAATAATAATGAATGGGAAGCGATAGTGACGACATGTTTTCCCGGTGagaaattcattatttatgGAAGTATATCCGGTTCAGCTGGATCGTTcaagagtttatatgaattcaAGATCGTCTGA